Proteins from one Monodelphis domestica isolate mMonDom1 chromosome 6, mMonDom1.pri, whole genome shotgun sequence genomic window:
- the EEF1G gene encoding elongation factor 1-gamma gives MAAGTLYTYPENWRAFKALIAAQYSGAQIRVLSAPPHFHFGQTNRTPEFLRKFPAGKVPAFEGDDGFCVFESNAIAHYVSNDDLRGPTPEAAAQVIQWVSFADSDIVPPASTWVFPTLGIMHHNKQATENAKEEVRRVLGLLDAHLKTRTFLVGDRVTLADITVVCTLLWLYKQVLEPSFRQAFPNTNRWFLTCIHQPQFRAVLGEVKLCEKMAQFDAKKFAESQPKKEPPRKEKGQREEKPKAQAERKEEKKAAAAPGPDDELDECEQALAAEPKAKDPFAHLPKSTFVLDEFKRKYSNEDTLSVALPYFWEHFDRDGWSLWYAEYRFPQELSQTFMSCNLITGMFQRLDKLRKNAFASVILFGTNNSSAISGIWIFRGQELAFPLSPDWQVDYESYTWRKLDPGSEEAQTMVREYFSWEGAFQHVGKPFNQGKIFK, from the exons ATGGCGGCCGGG ACCCTGTACACGTACCCTGAAAACTGGCGGGCCTTCAAGGCCCTCATCGCTGCACAGTACAGCGGGGCCCAGATCCGCGTGCTGTCCGCACCTCCCCACTTCCACTTCGGTCAGACCAACCGCACCCCTGAATTCCTCCGCAAATTTCCTGCTGGCAAG GTTCCGGCATTTGAGGGCGATGACGGGTTCTGTGTGTTTGAAAGCAATGCTATTGCACACTATG TAAGCAATGACGACCTTCGAGGTCCTACTCCGGAGGCAGCTGCCCAGGTGATCCAGTGGGTGAGCTTTGCTGACAGTGACATTGTTCCTCCAGCAAGTACCTGGGTGTTCCCCACACTTGGCATCATGCATCACAACAAGCAG GCCACCGAGAACGCCAAAGAGGAGGTCAGGCGAGTTCTGGGGCTCCTAGACGCACACCTGAAGACTCGGACTTTCCTGGTGGGTGACCGGGTGACCCTGGCGGACATCACAGTCGTGTGTACCCTTTTGTGGCTCTATAAGCAG GTCCTAGAGCCATCTTTCCGGCAGGCCTTCCCCAACACCAACCGCTGGTTCCTCACCTGCATTCACCAGCCCCAGTTCCGGGCGGTATTGGGGGAGGTGAAGCTCTGTGAGAAGATGGCCCAGTTCGATG CTAAGAAGTTTGCTGAGAGTCAGCCTAAGAAGGAGCCtccaagaaaggagaagggacagagagaagagaagccaAAGGCCCAGGCTGAgcggaaggaggagaagaaggcaGCTGCAGCCCCTGGCCCCGACGACGAGCTGGATGAGTGTGAGCAGGCTCTGGCTGCCGAGCCCAAGGCCAAGGACCCCTTTGCTCACCTGCCCAAGAG TACCTTCGTGTTGGATGAGTTTAAGCGCAAATACTCCAACGAGGATACCCTGTCGGTGGCGCTGCCCTACTTCTGGGAGCACTTCGACCGCGACGGCTGGTCCCTGTGGTACGCCGAGTACCGCTTCCCCCAGGAGCTCAGCCAGACCTTCATGAGTTGCAACCTCATCACTG gaATGTTCCAGCGCTTGGACAAGCTGAGGAAGAATGCCTTTGCCAGCGTCATCCTCTTTGGCACCAACAACAGCAGCGCCATCTCTGGAATCTGGATTTTCCGCGGCCAGGAGCTCGCCTTCCCG CTGAGTCCAGACTGGCAGGTGGATTACGAGTCCTACACATGGCGCAAGCTGGATCCTGGCAGCGAGGAGGCCCAGACCATGGTCCGAGAATACTTCTCCTGGGAGGGGGCCTTCCAGCACGTGGGCAAACCCTTCAATCAGGGCAAAATCTTCAAGTGA